From Daphnia pulicaria isolate SC F1-1A chromosome 4, SC_F0-13Bv2, whole genome shotgun sequence, one genomic window encodes:
- the LOC124338514 gene encoding thialysine N-epsilon-acetyltransferase-like isoform X2, with amino-acid sequence MPDGPQIDSKALEQDGFGVRPFFEAFVASEKDSNQIVGFALYFFTYSTWQGKSLYMEDIYVQPQHRRKGVGLSLFRSVSQAALTEDCVRLNFSVLNWNLPSIEFYKSLGALDLTEKEGWHCFRMNRCEMEQLAQRKV; translated from the exons ATGCCTGACGGCCCTCAGATTGATTCAAAAG CTCTAGAGCAAGATGGATTTGGGGTTCGTCCATTTTTTGAAGCTTTTGTCGCTTCGGAGAAAGATTCAAACCAAATTGTTGGCTTCGCGTTATATTTCTTTACATATTCCACTTGG CAAGGGAAGTCTTTATATATGGAAGATATTTACGTACAACCTCAACATCGAAGAAAAGGCGTTGGTCTGTCTCTCTTTCGTTCTGTTTCCCAG GCAGCACTCACGGAAGACTGTGTACGGTTGAATTTTTCTGTTCTTAATTGGAACCTGCCATCTATCGAATTCTACAAATCGTTGGGGGCATTGGATTTAACTGAAAAAGAAGGTTGGCATTGTTTTCGGATGAACCGATGCGAAATGGAACAATTAGCTCAACGAAAAGTGTGA
- the LOC124338514 gene encoding thialysine N-epsilon-acetyltransferase-like isoform X1 encodes MERYIIRKAIKEDCEAIHRLIQELADYEKMPDGPQIDSKALEQDGFGVRPFFEAFVASEKDSNQIVGFALYFFTYSTWQGKSLYMEDIYVQPQHRRKGVGLSLFRSVSQAALTEDCVRLNFSVLNWNLPSIEFYKSLGALDLTEKEGWHCFRMNRCEMEQLAQRKV; translated from the exons ATGGAGCGGTATATTATTCGAAAAGCCATTAAAGAAGATTGTGAAGCAATTCACCGACTGATCCAG GAGTTAGCTGACTACGAAAAGATGCCTGACGGCCCTCAGATTGATTCAAAAG CTCTAGAGCAAGATGGATTTGGGGTTCGTCCATTTTTTGAAGCTTTTGTCGCTTCGGAGAAAGATTCAAACCAAATTGTTGGCTTCGCGTTATATTTCTTTACATATTCCACTTGG CAAGGGAAGTCTTTATATATGGAAGATATTTACGTACAACCTCAACATCGAAGAAAAGGCGTTGGTCTGTCTCTCTTTCGTTCTGTTTCCCAG GCAGCACTCACGGAAGACTGTGTACGGTTGAATTTTTCTGTTCTTAATTGGAACCTGCCATCTATCGAATTCTACAAATCGTTGGGGGCATTGGATTTAACTGAAAAAGAAGGTTGGCATTGTTTTCGGATGAACCGATGCGAAATGGAACAATTAGCTCAACGAAAAGTGTGA
- the LOC124338513 gene encoding DNA repair protein complementing XP-C cells homolog: MAPNKGANKRKSESPQTEENMAERKRYITRSSNRKQVSYHESDDDELKEPPPKIVCSSEDDDFVNQDKETEDNKETSIEPLSTSAAKLANAKRNYRHSETTSKDIPRKKIAKVVAQAPINVGFKPVSYDISKMKSELDLSDSSDSENDCLTTTSASKKQCNNDSVMTNSLCMKEDQERSHCTSLQKEFVEQLDVSPTGVDPWIQNLRALKNESQQENESVMKTEVISTKARGKKIKQLPTKTRTKNAVKRNQTNEISLAEMLKQEEVQDSSCSEDDDENWERVKPSCDVPEQDRELPKSVEITLEVTGLKHKKKGRDVENFIRLKINRIRKEIQMDLHQVSLVGLLAHGYLVNKMLCDPVVMASALSVVPPTGFPPNRTDLNYLEKFMKWVTKHFKVSTTRVTQSNPEVKDILNCISSGKAQSVEELVYTCVAVCRSLGILSRLVLSLQPLPAKVDSSELQQKSPDQNKKTKEKKHSPVQIEKANTSDVRCVSDRRTKKSAKSTVGSEQTIANPKNSSNKGKALATAGKGRLKPESPKTKSAANPQEAHKSRPSTSKIKDSTSQMKNSDPPNDLRKRSRRKSAEKPVKYEESPFDDTEEEAVSLSKTSVNKKKTSPKEIKKSTTKGDFKKPKSKTTLKRNKESSSDEYEEPTSDDSEIQEKSTTSTKNKSHAAQSNAQKRSKKIISTDSEGDALAKKKKTTDVWMEVYLEQEEQWMSVDVISGQIHCDRHLERNASDPLLYAVAYNFDMTWKDVTARYASSFLSTTRKQRAHPTWSKLLNIHREKPSPRSKAEDESMEKSLTDRPMPTSISEFKSHPLYALQRHLLKFEAIYPPTAIPVGYIRKEPVYARECVKNLHSRETWLKEAKVVRIGEKPYKVVKARPKWDRYSQKMVTDQPLEIFGDWQIEDYIPPPAVDGVVPRNAYGNVELFLPSMLPKGTKHLQIPGLNKVARRLGIDCAPAMTGWDYHSGWSHPVYDGFVVCDEHVETLMDAWQAANEEQEQREREKREKRVYDNWRRVIRGLLIRERLQAKYFRNVTEDDLPPVIDGAEKEVSQTSLSNKNEKSTKKTTTNKRKKK; the protein is encoded by the exons ATGGCTCCAAATAAAGGAGCTAATAAGAGGAAATCTGAAAGCCcacaaacagaagaaaatatGGCTGAGAGAAAAAGGTACATCACTCGATCTTCTAACAGAAAGCAAGTAAGCTACCATGAAAGTGATGATGACGAATTAAAAGAACCACCTCCAAAAATTGTGTGTAGCTCAGAGGATGATGATTTTGTGAATCAAGACAAAGAAACAGAAGATAACAAAGAAACCAGCATAGAGCCTTTATCCACATCTGCTGCCAAGTTGGCTAATGCTAAACGAAATTATAGACATTCAGAAACCACTTCTAAAGACattccaagaaagaaaattgcaaAAGTAGTTGCACAAGCTCCAATCAATGTAGGGTTCAAACCTGTAAGTTATGATATCTCTAAAATGAAATCTGAACTTGATCTTAGTGACTCATCAGACTCTGAAAATGACTGCTTAACTACCACATCAGcttcaaaaaaacaatgtaATAATGATTCTGTAATGACAAATAGTTTATGTATGAAAGAGGATCAAGAAAGATCGCATTGCACTTCCTTACAAAAAGAGTTTGTGGAACAGTTGGATGTTTCTCCAACTGGTGTCGATCCCTGGATACAAAATTTGAgagcattaaaaaatgaatcacaacaagaaaatgaatcagtaatgaaaacagaaGTCATTTCAACTAAAGCAAGAGGAAAGAAGATAAAGCAACTTCCTACCAAAACAAGGACCAAAAACGCTGTAAAGAGAAATCAGACTAATGAAATCAGTTTAGCTGAAATgctaaaacaagaagaagttcAAGACTCTTCTTGCtctgaagatgatgatgaaaactGGGAAAGAGTAAAGCCATCATGTGATGTCCCTGAACAAGATAGAGAACTACCTAAAAGTGTCGAAATCACCCTCGAAGTTACAGGACTGAAACATAAAAAGAAGGGACGAGACgttgaaaattttattcgtCTTAAAATCAATCGAATACGCAAGGAAATTCAAATG GATCTGCATCAGGTATCGTTAGTTGGGCTTTTAGCACACGGCTACCTTGTCAATAAAATGCTCTGTGATCCAGTGGTGATGGCTTCAGCGCTGTCTGTTGTTCCACCAACAGGATTCCCACCAAACCGCACCGATCttaattatttagaaaaatttatgaaatggGTAACAAAACACTTTAAAGTGAGCACAACGAGAGTAACCCAAAGTAATCCAGAAGTAAAAGACATATTAAACTGTATTTCCTCTGGTAAAGCTCAGAGCGTTGAAGAATTAGTTTACACCTGCGTTGCCGTGTGCCGTTCATTAGGTATTTTATCTCGGCTGGTTTTATCTCTTCAACCTTTACCGGCTAAAGTGGATTCAAGTGAACTTCAACAGAAATCGCCGgatcaaaataagaaaacaaaagagaagaaacattCCCCTGTCCAGATAGAGAAAGCTAATACATCTGACGTTCGGTGCGTCTCTGACAGGAGGACCAAGAAATCCGCAAAATCTACTGTTG gATCTGAGCAGACAATTGCTAACCCGAAAAACAGTTCAAATAAAGGTAAAGCTCTTGCTACAGCTGGAAAAGGTCGTCTCAAACCTGAATCACCAAAAACTAAAAGTGCCGCAAACCCCCAAGAAGCTCATAAGTCGCGGCCTAGCACTTCAAAAATCAAGGATTCAACATCTCAAATGAAGAATTCTGATCCACCGAATGATTTACGCAAACGTAGTCGAAGAAAGTCAGCTGAGAAGCCAGTAAAATATGAAGAATCCCCTTTTGATGACACGGAGGAAGAAGCTGTTTCGCTTAGTAAAACTTCtgttaataagaaaaagacttCCCCGAAGGAGATTAAAAAAAGTACGACTAAAGGCGactttaaaaaaccaaaatcgaaAACTACTCTCAAGCGTAACAAGGAAAGTTCTTCTGACGAGTATGAAGAACCCACTTCTGATGATTCCGAAATCCAAGAGAAATCTACAACTTCGACAAAGAACAAGAGTCACGCTGCTCAAAGTAATGCTCAAAAACGGTCtaagaaaatcatttccacTGACAGTGAAGGCGACGCTTtagcaaaaaagaagaaaactaccGACGTATGGATGGAAGTCTATTTAGAACAGGAAGAACAGTGGATGAGTGTGGATGTCATTTCTGGTCAGATTCATTGTGATCGTCATTTAGAGCGGAACGCATCCGATCCGCTTCTATACGCAGTGGCTTACAATTTTGATATGACATGGAAGGATGTAACAGCCCGCTATGCTTCCTCGTTTTTGTCGACTACTCGCAAACAGCGAGCACATCCTACCTGGAGTAAACTTTTGAATATTCATCGAGAAAAACCTAGTCCCAGATCCAAGGCCGAAGACGAAAGCATGGAAAAAAGCCTCACTGATCGACCCATGCCCACCAGCATCTCAGAGTTCAAGTCTCATCCACTCTATGCTCTTCAGCGGCATTTGCTAAAG TTTGAAGCAATTTATCCTCCAACTGCCATTCCAGTGGGTTACATACGTAAGGAACCTGTGTATGCAAGGGAGTGCGTAAAAAATCTTCATTCGCGAGAAACTTGGCTGAAGGAAGCCAAAGTTGTTCGA ATTGGTGAAAAGCCGTACAAAGTAGTTAAGGCCCGTCCAAAATGGGATCGCTACTCTCAAAAAATGGTGACTGATCAGCCTCTCGAAATATTCGGCGATTGGCAG ATTGAAGATTACATTCCTCCCCCAGCAGTTGATGGTGTCGTTCCACGAAACGCATATGGTAACGTAGAATTGTTTCTACCTAGCATGTTACCAAAAGGGACCAAGCACCTTCAAATTCCAG gctTGAACAAAGTTGCAAGGAGACTAGGAATTGATTGCGCTCCAG CTATGACAGGATGGGATTACCACAGTGGTTGGTCGCATCCAGTCTACGATGGATTTGTTGTTTGTGACGAACATGTTGAGACTCTAATGGATGCTTGGCAG gCGGCTAACGAAGAACAAGAGCAGCGTGAACGAGAGAAGCGTGAGAAACGTGTTTACGATAACTGGCGAAGGGTGATACGAGGCTTGCTCATCAGAGAACGCCTACAAGCGAAATACTTCAGAAACGTTACTGAAGACGATTTACCTCCAGTCATTGATGGAGCTGAGAAGGAAGTTAGTCAAACCTCATTGTccaacaaaaacgaaaaaagtacaaaaaaaacaactacgaacaaacggaagaaaaagtgA